GGAACACGGAGTCGACTGGTACGGACGAGACGACAACCGGTACGGACACGACGGCTACTGGCGCGGAGACGAACGCATCCGAACAGAACACGACCAGTGGGACGGAGACGAGCACGCCCGAAGAGAACACCAAGTGGCAGGAGGTGGCTGAGTGGTGGATAAACGAGGGAAAGGAGTCGACACGAACCGAGACCGACCACACCGGTCGGACGCGAAGCCACCACGCTCGGCAGCGATCCAAACGGCGTCAGAAACGGGCGAAGCAACGGGCGGCGGGGAACTGGCCGTTCGACACCGACGAGACGGCTGGGAACGGCGGGACGAAAACCCGTCAAGAAGCCCGTGCGACGGCAACGGCGGACGACGACGGCGGATTCGAGTACTCCGTTCACGACTGGGACGGCGAGGTCGACCTCGGGTGGGACGGGCACCAATTCGATCAGGCCACGGCGGTGTCCGTCGGCTCCGTGGCCGTTCTCTACCCGCTGTTCGTCGGTGGCAGTCTGACGCCGATGTTTTCGTTCCCGGTCAACGCGATCATCGCCGGGTGCACGTTCGTGCTGGTGGGATATCTGTTGACCATGCCCCGGATCGCGATGGCGGCGTTCGGCGGCTGGAGCGTCCTTTTTTCGATCGGCATCCTGCAATTCTCGCCGATCGATCCGATCTCGATACTCGGGGTGCTCGCACTCGCGTTCGTCTGGGTACCCCTCGGCTACGCCGTTGCGCTCTGGTGGGTGCTTCGCCCCTGACCACCGGCGTTCGGGAGACCGGGTCAGCGACTCGTGATTCAGGCATCATCCGCTTCTGGTAGCGTTACCAAAGCCGTGGCTCCAGCACCGAGCTCGGACTCGGCCCGGATCTCTCCCTCTCTCTGCTGGTGCTCGACGATCCGCTGACAGAGCGCACGTCCGATTCCCGTTCCGAAATGCTCCTCGCGGCTGTGGAGTCGCTAGACCACTCGGAATCCGATACTGATTCGGTCCTGATCGATTCCGATACCCTCCTCGATTCGGCGAGTGACACGGCGAGACTCGATTACGAGTCGCTCCGCGTTTCGACGTCGTCCGTCACGCGCTCGGCGAGCGCGTCACGCCGCCGGTGACTCCCCGCCGAGTCGAACTCGACCGAGAGAACCTGCGTGCCCGCCCGCTCGAGCGATCGGCGGTACGCGTCCGAAAAGTCCACGGGAGACACGCGTTCGAACTCGAGACCGTACAGGTCTCCCAGCGCATCGAACTCGAGGCCGTGGGGCGTTTTGAACTGCTCGGTGAACGGCGGATCGAACGATTCGATTGGCAGTTCGTGGAAGATGCCGCCCCCGTCGTTGTCGAGCAGGACGATCGTGGCGTCCACGTCGCACCGATCGACCGCGATCAGGCCGTTCGAGTCGTGATAGAAGGCCAGATCGCCGGTCACGATCACGACCGGGTCGTCGGTCGCGCTCCCCGCGCCGAGTGCCGTGCTCGCGATGCCGTCGATCCCGCTCGCCCCGCGGTTCGCGAGGACAGTGAGATCGGCCGCTCGCGGCCGCCCGAACCGGTCGGCGTCCCGGATCGGCATGCTGTTAGAGACGAACACGGTCGCCGGGTCCGGCGCGTTCGAGAGCACCGATGCGAGGATCGCTCCCTCGAAGGGCTCCGTTTCGAGCGCGTCCGCGTTTAGCGCTCGATCGCGAACCGCCCAGTGGTGTCGTTCGGCCTCGTCGAACCGGCCGAGCCACTCGTCCGCGTGCCCATCACGCTCTCCGAGCGCCTCGAGAATCCCGTCGACGACGGCGGCGGGCTCGGCGGCCACCAGGTCGGTCGCCGTGAAGGTCGCCTCGCGCCACGCGCCCGCGGGATCGATGAGAAACTGCTTGGCTCCGGCGTCCCGGAGCCAGTGCCGGAGCGGTTTCGAGGTCGGCGAGGCACCGAACCGGAGGACGGCGTCCGGAGTCGGCATGTGGCCGATATACGTGTCGTAGCCGCCGTAGATCGAACGCGGTCCCTCGGGGTTCCCGCCCTCGTCCCCACGCTCGCCCTCGACGTGCGGGCCGAACCGGAGTCCGGACAGTGGATCCGCGAGAACCGGCGCGCCGAGTCGGTCGGCCAGTTCGGTGACGACCGCGGGCTCGAGCCCGAAGAGCACCGTCGGGTCGGCGGGCCCCGCGACGATCAGCGGTCGGTCGGCGGTCTCGAGCGCTCGAGCGATCGGCCGGCACTCCTCGGCGGAGAGCCGTCGCGTCCCGCCAGTAGTTTCCACGAACGGGCCGTCCCGGCCCCGCGCTGCCGTCGTCTCGGCGAACGAGTCGGGCACGTCGCCCGGCACCTCGGTCGGCTCGAGTGGTTTACGAAACGGACAGTTCAGGTGGACGGGACCCGGCTGGACGCCGGTCGTCTCGGCGAGCGCTCGCGCGGCGGTCGTCCGGAGGCTCCGCACTTTTCGCTCGTCGGCTTCGGGTTCGGGGAGTTCCGCGTCCCAGCGCACCGCGTCGCCGTAGAGTTTGACCTGATCGACGGTCTGGTTCGCGCCGCTGTCACGGAGCTCGGGCGGCCGATCCGCCGTGAGAACGAGCAGCGGGACGCGAGCCCGGTCCGCCTCCATCACTGCCGGATGGAAGTTCGCCGCCGCCGTTCCGGAGGTACAGATCAGCGCCGTCGGCTCGCCGGTCCGACGGGCGCGCCCGAGCGCGAAGTAGGCCGCCGACCGCTCGTCGAGGTGCGAGTAGACGTCTATGTCCGCGTGTTCGGCGAACGCGACCGTCAGCGGCGTCGACCGACTTCCGGGCGCGATACAGGCCGCCTCGAGGCCGCTCTTCGCCAGTTCGTCGGCGAGGACGCGACCCCACAGGGTCGCGCGGTTCGGTGCGTTCATCGGGTCAGGTGTCACCGGAGTTCATCGAGGATCGGTCGGTACTTCAGCTGTACTTCGTCCCACTCTTCTTCGGGATCGCTGTCGGCGACGATGCCGTTGCCGGCGAAGAGCGTCACCGTGCCGTCGGTCGCGATACCGGAGCGAATGGCGACGGCGAACTCGCCGTCGCCGTCGGCGTCGAACCAGCCGACCGGCGCGGCGTACCAGCCCCGATCGAACGTCTCCGTCTCGCGAATCGTCTCCCAGGCCGCATCGGGTGGAACCCCACCTACCGCGGGCGTCGGGTGCAACGCCTCGACGATCTCGAGGACGTGCCGATCGCTCTCGAGGATCGCTTCGATCGGCGTCTGGAGGTGCTGAATGGTCGCCAGCCGGCGGATCGTCTGCTCGCTGACGGTGAGGTCGCGAGCGAAGGGAACGAGCTGATCGCGGATCGCGTCCACGACGAGTTCGTGTTCGTGCTGGAACTTCGCGTCGGCCCGCATCCGCTCGACGTGCTCTTCGTCCTCCGCCGGCGTCTCGCCGCGCGGGACCGAGCCGGCGAGCGCCTCCGTCTCGACGCGTTCGCCGCGTTTCGAAACCAGCCGCTCGGGTGGCGCACCGAAGAACGTGCCCCTGGCCTCGTGACCGACCAGGAAGCGATAACAGTTCGGGTACTGGCGGCGCAGCCGTTCGAGCGTCGCGGGGACGTCGATCGGCCCCTCGAGTTCGACCGACAGCGCCTGTGCGAGGACGACTTTTCGCAACCGCCCGTCGACGATCCGCTCGAGCGCAGTCTCGACCTGACTCGTCCACTCGGCGGGCGAGGTCGTCCGCCGCGTCGCGGCGACGCCGGGGGTCGACCCGCTCGGTCGCATGGCCGGCAGCGCCGTCAGTCGGTCGTGCCAGCGCTCGAGTCGGTCCGCCGTCTCGTCGCGTCGGTTTCCGACCACGGTCAGCCACGTTCCGTCGTCCGTCCGCGTGACGAGTACCTGGGGAACGACGAACGACGCCCCGTCGAACCCGATCCAGGGCGGGGTCGGCTCGTGACCGTCGTGAAACGAAAAGCCTCCGAACGCCCGCGGTCGAGCCGCGGCGGGTCCGTCGTGTGCGAGGCCGTCGAACGCCCGCCTCGCTTGCGTTCGAATCCGATCGAATCGGTCGGTTCCGTCGGCGGTAAACCGAGCGGCGACGCCCCGACCGACGAGTTCGAGACCGTCGGGCGTGGCCCACTGGACCCGCGACTCGGCGCTGCCGTCCAGAATCGCGCTGAACGAGATTCCCTCGAGTTCCCGGCTCCGACTCACGAGGTCGACAGCGCCCTCACCCGACTCCGAACCCGTCGCCAGTCGGCCATCGCCCGACGATCGATCCATCGACCGCACGTCGGGACCGCCCGACCTTCAGCCTAACTATTCGTTGACCGACGGGAAAGACCGGACTAGCTGTACCGCTCTTCCTGCCACGGGTCCGCCGTCTGCGAGTAGCCCCGCCGCTCCCAGTAGCCCCGCTCGGGTTCCGTGAGGAACTCGATGCCGTCGACCCATTTCGCGCCCTTGTAGGCGTACCTGTGGGGCGTCACGACACGGAGCGGACCGCCGTGATCCTCGGGGAGGGAGTCACCGTCGAACCCCCACGCGAGCAGGACTTCCTCGCGCATGCACTCCTCGAGCGGCAAGTCCGTCGTGTAGTCGTCCATTCCGGAGAACATGACGTGGACCGCGTCGTCGCGAACGCCGGCCCGCTCGGCGAGTTCTGTGAACTGAACGCCGGTAAACTCGCAGTCGAACTTGCTCCAGCCGGTCACGCAGTGGAAATCCTGCCGCTGCGTGACGGCCGGCAGGTCTCGAAACTCGTCCCACGACAGGGTCAGTTCCTCGTCGACCGCGCCGGTGACGGTAAACTCCCACGTCTCGGGATCCCACTCGGGCGTCCCGCTCTTCGAGAGGACGGGAAACTCGGACGTTTCGCGCTGGCCCGGTGGCAGCCGCTCCTCGCCGAACTCCCGATACAGGTCCGTGACGTCCGTTGTATCCATACTCGTGCGTACGTCCCGATGGACGTAGGTGTGACGCCTCGGCCCCCATCGCCAACCGATGCGGTCGATCGCTGTACCGCCGGCCGGCACTGGAGTCGACGCGACGACGTCGATACGATCGGAGCTGCCGACCGATCGCCCGTTCGTATCGCGGCGACCGGGGAATCGGCATGCGAGAAACAATCGATTACCACGACGGGGACGGGGTCGAAACCGACGGAAACGGTCGCGATCCGGCCACAACTCGGTTGTTTCCCGCGAAACCCTCGCCATCCCTTAGTACGGTCTCGGCGAGAGATATCGATGCATGGCTAGCACAGAACAGCTTACGGATCGGGAAATGACAGGACAGTCAACGGCAGAGGTCGGCGAACAGGCGATGGGGCCTGCGTTCGTCGCGTCGGCCGCGTCGGTCGGCCTCGCGCTCTACTACTTCTTCATTCAGGGAGAGCGCGAACTGGGCACGTTCGTCGGCCTCTGGCCGCCGACCATCCTCGCGTTCGCGAGTTATTTCAACCAGCGAAAGATGCGCCAACAGCTCGAGACCCTGACCCAGCCCGGAACGAAACTGCGAGACGCGATCGACTCGATGATGGGCAACCGGTAGGTCGACGGCGCGATCGACGTCTCGTCCTCGAACACCTGCCGTCGTTTTCGGCCGTCGCTCGAGAGCGACATCTCCGTTCGACGACTGCGACGTCCCGTCGGTGTTGGGTCCCCGTCAAACCTAAATACCCCCTCACCGAAAGCCGAATCAGATGCCGAAAGTAGAGATCACCATACCGGAGCACCTCGAGATGCAGATCGCCCAGATGGTCGAACGCGGGGAGTTCGTCAACCGCGAGGAGGCGATCGAGGACCTCCTTTCGACGGGCATCAAGGCCTACAAGACCAGCGGACCGACGGACGAGGAGGATGGGGCGGGAACCGGCGGGACCGGCTTCGAAGACGACGGCATGATGGGGCACGACGACGAGTACGTCTTCTAGCTTATACCCCAACCGCGAGCAACGGGATTCCGAACGCGATCGCTGCACCGACCAGTGCGACGAGGGCACCGACCAGGACGGCTCGTGACGAGTAGTCGCTCATCGGTGCGGTCGTTCGTTCGGCGTCGAGATCGTGACCGACATCGGCTCCGGAATCGTCATCGTCGGGGGTCGCAGTGTCGTCTGTCATAGGTCTCCATTCTCAGTTCACTCCCTTAAAGACATCTACAGCAGTGCGTCAGTGGAGCGCCGCACTGCCCGTCGTGTCACCGGGAAATATATATCGCTCGAGTAACCATCCGAGGACGATGCCCTCCACGACGCTCTCTCGCAGGCGGTTACTCGCGACCGGCGGCAGTTGTCTCTCGGCCGCGGTCGCGGGCTGTTCCGGGACCGGCGGATCGACCACCGAAAGCGGGACCGCTCGCGACACGGGCCGGGCGTTCGAGTCGACCCACGAGTACGACGTACTGTTCGTGCGCGCGGCCGACAATGAACCGTTCATCTATCCCGACGATGCGGCGGCCCAGCGGGAGGAAGACGAGGATCGGCCGCCGCGACATACCCGGTCGTTTTTCGTGATCGACGAGGACGGTGCCGATGCGCTCCGGATCGACTTCGAAGAGAACGCCGAGGAGGCGACCGAGATACGCGAGTTCGTCGCAGACACCGATTTCGGGACCGAATCGATCGTCGTCGATCAGCGTCCGATCGGCGACTGCTATCACAGGCGCGTCCTGAGCGTCCAGGCGATGGACGACGATTTTCATCGACAGTACTGCCGCACGCTGAAAGACCCGATGACGCCCTGCGAGGCCGATACCGACGTGATGGAGGCCGTCGTCTTCCGGATCCAGCGACCGTACGAGGACGCGCCGTCGAGTCACTCGAGTTCCGAGAGTGCGTCGTGTCGAGGCCCGATCATCGTGGGAACGAACGGATCCGAGCCGGGCTCGAACGGGACCGACGCTGCCGACTCGAACGCGACCGATTCCCACGATCAGAACGAGACCGACGGCGAGGGAGGGGATCGCGAATGACCGCGTCGAACCGTGGATCGGCCGACCGACGGCGGTTCCTCGCCGGGCTCACCGCGGTGTCCGGAATCGCCATCGCCGGCTGCAGTAGCCTCCCGTGGACCGACGACGAAACCGGCAGGTCGTTCCCCGTCTCGGAAGTCGCCAGCGTCCTCTCACCGTCCGCTCCGCGGATCGACGAGCCGGTTCCGGTACGGCCCGACGCGAGTGCGATCGAAACCGCGCTCGAGCGGATCGACGAACTGCTGGCACCGGTCCCGGACCCGCTCACGGCGGAGTCCGTTCCGAACGGAGTCGTCCGGGAATCGATCACCGACGCGCGGGACGAGGCCCGCGAGATCCGGACCGAGGCGGCCGATGCGACGGGGCCGGGGCTGTATCACGCGCTTCGCGATCTCCGAGGGGCCCGCGCCGACGCTCGACAGGCAGTGACGACGTGGTCGGCCATCGACGACGAGACGGTGGTCGACGACCTCGAGGACGAACACGGCGAACTCCAGCCGCGGGTCCGCGATCAGCGCGCGTCGCTCGCCTATCGCGGAAACGCCACCGACGACGAGCTGCTCCGCTCGGCGCTGTACTACTCCCGGCTCGAGTCGGCCCTCGACCGGGCGATCGAGTCCCTCCGACCGTGGGAGATCGACGAGAGCGCGTCCGTCATCGACGTCGGCGAGGCCGCCGCCGACCTGGAGTCCGCGGCGGCGACGGCTGCCGTCTGGGAGCACTGTGCCGATCGGTACGAGGCGACGCTCGACGAGCCGATCGACCTCGAGCCGATACTGCGCGGCGGACTCGAGCGATGCGTCGACCACGCCGACGGCGTCGCCTTTCCCGCACAGGACGACGACTGGCTCGACGAGATCGGCGTCGGCGATATCGACGAGACGTACCTCGAGCACATCCTGTGGCGGACCGGTGATGCCGTGACGGACGAGCGAGAGCGGCTGCGGGACGCGGAAACCAGCGGGGACCTCGGAACGGGGCTCTACCACGCCGTTCGGTTCGAACAGGCGTTCCGCGCGTTCGAGATCGTTCGCGACCGAATCGCGGACGGTTCGATCGCCCTCCCCGAAACGCTCGCCGACGTCCGCGGCGAACGGGAGGCCGCGATCGACGCGGCCGAGACCGCTCGAGACGACGTCACCGGCCCGTCGCCCGGGGCGTTGGCGCTTTCGGAAACCGTTCAGCGACTCGAGTGGGCCGACCAGTCCGTGCGACGACTTTCCGACGCCGACTCCGACGCCGTCACCTCGCTGACCGGCGAGTACGGCGACTACGTGCGCGTTCGCGCATCGCTCGAGGCGCTTCCGGAGGCGGTCGACGCGTTTCGGTCGCGCGTGCTCGAGGGATAGCGCGGCCCTCGTCACGACGGTCGGAGCCGTTGCCCGATCCAGACCCCTTTACTATCCCCGGTGCGAAGGCTCGCCTAACAACCACATGGTACTGACAAAGCGAGTCATCCCGTGTATCGACGTGGATCTCGACGAGGACGGGAACCCGGCGGTCTACACCGGCGTCAACTTCGAGGACCTGAAGTACACCGGCGATCCGGTCGAGATGGCCCGCGCGTACAACCGGGCGGGCGCGGACGAGTTCGTCTTCCTCGACATCACCGCCTCCGCGGAGGGGCGCGAGACGATGCTCGACGTCGTCGAACGCGTCGCCGACGAGGTCTTCATCCCGCTGACCGTGGGCGGGGGCATCCGAACCACCGAGGACATCAAGGAGACGCTGCGGGCCGGCGCGGACAAGGTCTCGATCACCACCGGCGCGCTCGAGCGGCCCGAACTCATCAACGAGGGCGCGCGGGCCTTCGGCAACCAGTGTATCGTCATCAGCGTCGATGCCCGACGGCGCTTCGACGAAGGGGGCGAGCACTACGTCGAGATCGACGGCGAATCCTGCTGGTTCGAGTGTACGAAGAAGGGCGGCCGCGAGGGAACCGGCATCGACGTCCTCGAGTGGGCCGCGGAGGCCGAGTCCCGCGGTGCGGGCGAACTCTTCGTCAACTCCATCGACAAGGACGGCACGAAAGACGGCTACGACCTCCCCCTGACGAAGGCAGTCTGTGACACCGTCGACACGCCGGTCATCGCCTCCTCGGGCTGTGGGGGCCCCGAGGACATGTACGACGTCTTCACCGAAGCCGGCGCGGACGCCGGTCTCGCGGCATCTATCTTTCACTTCGACGAGTACTCCATCGAGGACACGAAGGCCTACCTCGACGAACGCGGCGTCCCCGTCCGTCTCTGAGTCGCCGGGGTTGCGAGTTCTCGGCAGAGACGCCGCGTTCGCGCTCGAGTCGTCGATCGACGACTCGGCCCCCGTCGGGTTGGCCATCCAATACGTTTATTCCGTCCGGGTCCTGCGTTTCGATCAGTGAAATGGCGGTGTACGCGGTGTGGCAAACCGCACGCGGAAAACGACCCACCCTGTGACGAGTGCGGTCACAACGCCTTCGAGAAGGCGATCGTCCGGGTGGACGAGATCGACGCCCAGAGCGATACCGGTAGCGAGCCGATACCGTCCGGAACCGTCGAAACCGGCCCGGAATACGTCTGGGCTTGCACGAACTGCGGCCGCGAGCACGTCCGGAACACGCCGCCGTGTTCTCGCTGCGGGAACCCCGACCTCGACCGGGTCGAGCGGACGTACGAGGGACTCGAGCGCGACCTCGCCACGCCGAGCTGGTTCGAGGTCGCGAAACCCTATCTTCCCGTCTTCGCCGGTATCGCGATCGTCATCGCGCTGTTCGCGACCGGTATCGTCTCGCCGTCGATACTCCCTGGGATTGGACAACCGTCACCGCCCGACGCGCCGGGTAACGGGTCCGTAGAAGCCGGAATCGATCTCGAGGCGACGGAGAGAGCGATTCATGACCGACTCGAAGAGGAACGAGAGCCGTCAGAGAGTCGAACGTACGGCACCGGACTCGCGGCGTATGCGGAGTACCAGAATCGTCTCCGCGTCTTGAGCGATTTCGCCAACGAGACACCCGACGAGCCGAATTCCGACGCGTTCGATCACCGGTGTGGTGACACGAGACCACAGGAGGGACCAGCAGTCGTCACTGGAGTCTCTGTCGAGGACTACCCCGACGAGGCGGAACTCGCGGACGGCGTCGTCGCGGAACTCCTCTCTATATACAGTGACGGCATTCGGACCGGGTTCGACGCCGAGGGCGTCGACGTTCACGTCGCACCGAACGGGGATATCTACGTCTTTTACGCGACGTGCTGACGGATTTCTCGACGAACTCGAGACTATCCGTTCGTTCGAGAACCGAACGACTGCGAGAATCGCTTGGAGTTGGATAGAAAACGAGAGCCCTGCGACTGCCGTCCGGACTGACGTTATGCGGCCGCTTCGAACGCGTCCTTGAACGAGTTCGCCTTCTCGCGGACGGTCGCGGCCGCCTCCTCGAGCGCCTCGAGGGGGTCCGCGCCGCCTTCGGTCTTGATCGTCAGGATGGGCTCGGTCTGGCCACCCGACTGTTCGGGGTTGACGTCGTAGGTCGCTGCGCTCACGTCGTCGTGCTCGAGCAGCGCGCCCTTGAGCACGTTCATGAAGGTGTGATCCTCGCCGGCGATCTCGATCGAGAGTTCGTTCTCGGTGCTCTCGGTGACCCGCAGTTCCATGACAGAGTCTCCGGTCGTCGGCTGCTTGTACCTTTCGAAGCCGCCGCTCGTCGGGGGTCGCTGATGGCAAATCACTAAATGCGTCCGTTCGAACCACGGGACATGCTCTCGTTTGCGACCCTGTTGCCGGTCGTCGTCGCCGCGGCGCTGGTGGGGTCGATCGCAGTCGTGAGACTGGTTCACCGGCCGGCGCGACGCTGGCGCGACGTCCTCCGGGAGCGGCTCGTGTACGGCGTCCCGTGGGGCTCGATCGTCGTCATCGCGTTCGTGCTCTGCGTCTATCTCTTCGTTCAGGACGGCATCACGAACTTCGACGATCCCGTGACGATCCCGTATCGGACGTGGTCGTACTTCTACCCGCTCGGGATGGCGACCGCGTCGTTCTCCCACGCGGGCCCCGGACACCTCGTGGGGAACCTGGCCGGAACGATCGTGGTCGCACCGCTCGCCGAGTACGCGTGGGGTCACTATCCCGACGAACGCGATCCCCTCCGAACCGACTCGTGGCGAACGAACCCGCGACTCCGGGCGTTCGTCCTCTTTCCACTCCTCGTCATCGGGATCGGCCTGCTCTCGAGCCTGTTTGCGCTCGGCCCCGTGATCGGCTTCTCGGGCGTCGTCTTCGCCTTCGCCGGCTTCGCGATCGTCCACTATCCGATCGCAACGATCGTCGGCACGCTCGGCGTCCAGGGCGTCATCCTGCGACTCTATTATGCGCTTCAGGACCCGATCAACGTCTACACCGCCCAACCGAGTCCCCCGTCGCCGCCGTCCTGGGCCGGTATCGCCATCCAGGGCCACGCGCTCGGCCTCTTCGTCGGCTTCGTCCTCGGCATCGCGCTCCTCGAGCGGCGAGGAGCCCGCCCCGACCCGTTGCACCTCTGGCTCTCCGTCCTCCTCTTTGGCTTCTCGAAACGGCTCTGGGCGATCTACTGGTTCGGCGGCGAGAACACGTACGTCCTCTTCCAGGGTCCCGGCGTCGCCGTCGTCGCCGTGCTCGCGCTCGTGGTCACGCTCTCGATGACCGCCTCGGAGACGCGTATCGTTCCACCGCGCCTCGAGGGGCTGCTCACTCGATCGAACCGGCCGACTCCGAGGCTGGGCGACAGCAGCTCGTCGATCGACCGGTCGCTCGAGTTAGCGGTGGCCGGACAGGTCGACGCAGTCGTTACTGCCCGCATCGATCGCGTTCGGGAAATCGCCAGCGGCGCGCGAAGGCGGGTCAGCGACTCGGGTTCGCTGTTGGATCTGACCCGCAAACAAGCCGCGTTCACGGCCGTCGTCATCGTCCTCGCCTTGCTCGCCGGCGTCGCTATTCCCACTAATTTCCTCGTCGTCGACGATGCGACGGCGTCCACCGAAGAGGCGATCCAGATCGAGGACTACACCGTCGAATACGCGGAGGGGGTCCAGAACGAACTGGTCACCGGCATCGGTATCGAGGCCCTCGAGAGCGACGAGGGTCTCGAGTCCAGCGGGGTGATCGTCGCGAGCGACCAGCGGGAGATCTGGCTCGAGGCGGTCAGTACCCAGCGGCTCGCCGTTACCGGCGAGGAGACGGTCACCGTCGGTGGACCCGGGTGGCGCGAAACGGTCCACGTCGAGCGCACCGGCTGGGAACCGGTCGGCAACGACACCGTCTATCAGGTCTGGCTCTGGGAGGACAGCGAGGATCGACGACTCTCACACGAGTCCAACGAGTCACGAGCCGAGGCCCGGATCGCGGGGCGGAACGTGACGATCAGCTCCGAGGACGGCGAGTTCCTCCTCGAGGTCGACTCGAACGGGACGGGCGCGGCTGCGACGACGCCGATTCCGGATGTCAACGAGACGAGTTCGGCGGGTGGACTATCGTTCGAGCGCGAA
This portion of the Natrinema salinisoli genome encodes:
- a CDS encoding J domain-containing protein — translated: MGETYYEVLEIDPDATHDEIESAYRERVLDTHPDHSDDPDAAEQFKQVTTARSVLTDGTERARYDRLGHDAYVGLAQGASAGSDSSVDDDESDENGAGSAESSDSAAQSDSNAGARTGTGRSAGNTESTGTDETTTGTDTTATGAETNASEQNTTSGTETSTPEENTKWQEVAEWWINEGKESTRTETDHTGRTRSHHARQRSKRRQKRAKQRAAGNWPFDTDETAGNGGTKTRQEARATATADDDGGFEYSVHDWDGEVDLGWDGHQFDQATAVSVGSVAVLYPLFVGGSLTPMFSFPVNAIIAGCTFVLVGYLLTMPRIAMAAFGGWSVLFSIGILQFSPIDPISILGVLALAFVWVPLGYAVALWWVLRP
- the menD gene encoding 2-succinyl-5-enolpyruvyl-6-hydroxy-3-cyclohexene-1-carboxylic-acid synthase; this encodes MNAPNRATLWGRVLADELAKSGLEAACIAPGSRSTPLTVAFAEHADIDVYSHLDERSAAYFALGRARRTGEPTALICTSGTAAANFHPAVMEADRARVPLLVLTADRPPELRDSGANQTVDQVKLYGDAVRWDAELPEPEADERKVRSLRTTAARALAETTGVQPGPVHLNCPFRKPLEPTEVPGDVPDSFAETTAARGRDGPFVETTGGTRRLSAEECRPIARALETADRPLIVAGPADPTVLFGLEPAVVTELADRLGAPVLADPLSGLRFGPHVEGERGDEGGNPEGPRSIYGGYDTYIGHMPTPDAVLRFGASPTSKPLRHWLRDAGAKQFLIDPAGAWREATFTATDLVAAEPAAVVDGILEALGERDGHADEWLGRFDEAERHHWAVRDRALNADALETEPFEGAILASVLSNAPDPATVFVSNSMPIRDADRFGRPRAADLTVLANRGASGIDGIASTALGAGSATDDPVVIVTGDLAFYHDSNGLIAVDRCDVDATIVLLDNDGGGIFHELPIESFDPPFTEQFKTPHGLEFDALGDLYGLEFERVSPVDFSDAYRRSLERAGTQVLSVEFDSAGSHRRRDALAERVTDDVETRSDS
- a CDS encoding isochorismate synthase — encoded protein: MDRSSGDGRLATGSESGEGAVDLVSRSRELEGISFSAILDGSAESRVQWATPDGLELVGRGVAARFTADGTDRFDRIRTQARRAFDGLAHDGPAAARPRAFGGFSFHDGHEPTPPWIGFDGASFVVPQVLVTRTDDGTWLTVVGNRRDETADRLERWHDRLTALPAMRPSGSTPGVAATRRTTSPAEWTSQVETALERIVDGRLRKVVLAQALSVELEGPIDVPATLERLRRQYPNCYRFLVGHEARGTFFGAPPERLVSKRGERVETEALAGSVPRGETPAEDEEHVERMRADAKFQHEHELVVDAIRDQLVPFARDLTVSEQTIRRLATIQHLQTPIEAILESDRHVLEIVEALHPTPAVGGVPPDAAWETIRETETFDRGWYAAPVGWFDADGDGEFAVAIRSGIATDGTVTLFAGNGIVADSDPEEEWDEVQLKYRPILDELR
- a CDS encoding sulfite oxidase-like oxidoreductase, which codes for MDTTDVTDLYREFGEERLPPGQRETSEFPVLSKSGTPEWDPETWEFTVTGAVDEELTLSWDEFRDLPAVTQRQDFHCVTGWSKFDCEFTGVQFTELAERAGVRDDAVHVMFSGMDDYTTDLPLEECMREEVLLAWGFDGDSLPEDHGGPLRVVTPHRYAYKGAKWVDGIEFLTEPERGYWERRGYSQTADPWQEERYS
- a CDS encoding ribbon-helix-helix domain-containing protein, yielding MPKVEITIPEHLEMQIAQMVERGEFVNREEAIEDLLSTGIKAYKTSGPTDEEDGAGTGGTGFEDDGMMGHDDEYVF
- a CDS encoding DUF7550 family protein, which codes for MTDDTATPDDDDSGADVGHDLDAERTTAPMSDYSSRAVLVGALVALVGAAIAFGIPLLAVGV
- the hisF gene encoding imidazole glycerol phosphate synthase subunit HisF, whose product is MVLTKRVIPCIDVDLDEDGNPAVYTGVNFEDLKYTGDPVEMARAYNRAGADEFVFLDITASAEGRETMLDVVERVADEVFIPLTVGGGIRTTEDIKETLRAGADKVSITTGALERPELINEGARAFGNQCIVISVDARRRFDEGGEHYVEIDGESCWFECTKKGGREGTGIDVLEWAAEAESRGAGELFVNSIDKDGTKDGYDLPLTKAVCDTVDTPVIASSGCGGPEDMYDVFTEAGADAGLAASIFHFDEYSIEDTKAYLDERGVPVRL
- a CDS encoding DNA-directed RNA polymerase subunit L is translated as MELRVTESTENELSIEIAGEDHTFMNVLKGALLEHDDVSAATYDVNPEQSGGQTEPILTIKTEGGADPLEALEEAAATVREKANSFKDAFEAAA
- a CDS encoding rhomboid family intramembrane serine protease; the encoded protein is MLSFATLLPVVVAAALVGSIAVVRLVHRPARRWRDVLRERLVYGVPWGSIVVIAFVLCVYLFVQDGITNFDDPVTIPYRTWSYFYPLGMATASFSHAGPGHLVGNLAGTIVVAPLAEYAWGHYPDERDPLRTDSWRTNPRLRAFVLFPLLVIGIGLLSSLFALGPVIGFSGVVFAFAGFAIVHYPIATIVGTLGVQGVILRLYYALQDPINVYTAQPSPPSPPSWAGIAIQGHALGLFVGFVLGIALLERRGARPDPLHLWLSVLLFGFSKRLWAIYWFGGENTYVLFQGPGVAVVAVLALVVTLSMTASETRIVPPRLEGLLTRSNRPTPRLGDSSSSIDRSLELAVAGQVDAVVTARIDRVREIASGARRRVSDSGSLLDLTRKQAAFTAVVIVLALLAGVAIPTNFLVVDDATASTEEAIQIEDYTVEYAEGVQNELVTGIGIEALESDEGLESSGVIVASDQREIWLEAVSTQRLAVTGEETVTVGGPGWRETVHVERTGWEPVGNDTVYQVWLWEDSEDRRLSHESNESRAEARIAGRNVTISSEDGEFLLEVDSNGTGAAATTPIPDVNETSSAGGLSFEREDETVYAAADGTRVAIASEETYNGY